A section of the Macadamia integrifolia cultivar HAES 741 chromosome 9, SCU_Mint_v3, whole genome shotgun sequence genome encodes:
- the LOC122088975 gene encoding uncharacterized protein LOC122088975, with protein MVDALALIQIPSSGRKFTWANNRRRGNVAAVLDRTFVNEEWMKIFDDCIQKVLIRVASDHAPLMACSVSSIKPKNYPLRLNSFWMDHHQFLDVIKEAWHNNFSGSPPFILAQKLKALKPIIKSWSREAFPNLDQEVITSKAELENIQRSIEEDGLTEQLFDQEADAKTKYWKAMENQEKLWLQKSRVRWLKEGDRCSRFFHVMTRIKRSKNTIRCITTEDGVDISDRDQMGSYLAKFYETFHKKVDLEDHPQIFNCIPKILQDSDQVMLDAIPSEEEIKRVVWDLDPDSSPGPDGFTGVFFRKCWDIIHDDVYRAVKGFFFISILPKIILQEQGAFQKGKLIQTNICLASELANLIGQTSRGGNLGLKSARISVLLNGDPVGFFEVSRGLRQGDPISPILFIIAEEVLCHGMSDLATKSHIKPLSGPRGADVPTHLLFADDVFIFINASKRKQWIAEELEIPCYNFPTKYLGVEIFQGRVKRDPLLPVMDKIKAKLAGWKGKLLSMAGTVELVKSVISGITLHNFSVYWWPSPLIRNLEKWMRNFIWTGEIDSSKATTVKWDTICKPKEEGGLGIRRLREVNMTLIAKLAWSIKAEDSQLSSLLRARFLFHSGLPKRSYRRSSIWPDIRRMWKFISDNERWIIGSGRKINFWNDNWLGPKPIAVLSELNEELFSNLNQTVADFIVDGSWVLPPVQSDFLAEIFQRIEAVKLPYLPMEDRCVWSMDSMGTFSVNSAWNSLSVPQSALTENCVGVSDPDPRDQTEASSQRDAKMPTSQGLLEIEVIHDAVHNFGS; from the exons ATGGTTGATGCTTTAGCTTTGATCCAAATCCCTTCCTCGGGAAGAAAATTTACTTGGGCTAATAACCGAAGAAGGGGTAATGTTGCTGCGGTTCTTGATAGAACTTTTGTGAATGAAGAGTGGATGAAGATCTTTGACGATTGCATTCAAAAGGTGCTGATTCGTGTTGCATCAGACCATGCTCCCCTGATGGCTTGCTCAGTTTCTTCTATTAAGCCCAAAAACTACCCTTTGAGGCTAAATTCTTTTTGGATGGATCACCATCAATTTTTAGATGTGATAAAAGAAGCTTGGCATAATAACTTCTCAGGATCTCCCCCTTTCATCCTTGCGCAGAAGCTGAAGGCTCTAAAGCCTATTATTAAATCTTGGTCTAGGGAAGCCTTCCCTAATCTGGATCAGGAGGTGATTACTTCCAAGGCTGAGCTAGAGAACATTCAGAGAAGCATTGAGGAGGATGGCCTCACTGAGCAGCTCTTTGATCAGGAAGCCGATGCCAAGACCAAATATTGGAAAGCAATGGAAAACCAGGAGAAATTGTGGCTTCAAAAATCTAGGGTAAGATGGCTTAAGGAAGGGGACAGGTGTTCTAGATTTTTTCATGTCATGACCAGAATCAAGAGATCCAAAAACACTATTAGATGCATCACTACTGAGGATGGAGTTGATATTAGTGATCGAGATCAGATGGGATCCTATTTGGCAAAATTTTATGAGACATTTCACAAGAAAGTAGACCTGGAGGATCACCCCCAGATTTTTAACTGCATTCCCAAAATTCTTCAGGATTCGGACCAAGTGATGCTGGATGCCATTCCCTCTGAAGAGGAGATAAAGAGAGTGGTGTGGGACCTCGATCCGGATAGCTCTCCAGGACCTGATGGCTTCACTGGAGTGTTCTTCAGAAAATGTTGGGATATAATCCATGACGATGTCTACAGAGCTgtcaagggtttttttttcatcaG TATTTTGCCAAAAATTATTTTGCAAGAGCAGGGAGCCTTTCAGAAAGGGAAGCTTATTCAGACTAATATCTGTCTAGCTTCAGAATTGGCAAACTTAATAGGGCAGACCTCTAGAGGAGGCAATCTTGGACTCAAG TCGGCCAGGATTTCAGTGCTCCTGAATGGCGATCCTGTGGGTTTTTTCGAAGTCAGCAGAGGGCTTCGTCAAGGAGATCCCATCTCCCCCATCCTATTTATTATTGCCGAAGAGGTTCTCTGTCATGGCATGAGTGACTTAGCTACTAAATCTCATATAAAGCCTCTATCGGGTCCTCGTGGTGCTGATGTCCCTACACATCTCTTATTCGCCGATGACGTCTTCATTTTCATAAATGCTTCTAAGAG GAAGCAGTGGATTGCAGAAGAGTTGGAAATTCCTTGCTACAACTTCCCAACAAAATACCTGGGCGTTGAGATCTTCCAAGGCCGAGTGAAAAGAGACCCCCTTCTCCCTGTTATGGACAAAATTAAAGCCAAGCTAGCTGGCTGGAAGGGGAAACTTTTGTCCATGGCAGGGACAGTTGAACTTGTAAAGTCTGTCATCTCTGGAATAACTCTGCACAACTTTTCAGTTTACTGGTGGCCTTCTCCCTTAATCAGGAATCTTGAaaagtggatgaggaattttatatggACTGGTGAGATAGACTCTTCTAAGGCTACCACTGTCAAATGGGATACAATTTGTAAACCCAAGGAAGAGGGGGGTCTTGGCATCAGAAGGCTGCGTGAGGTTAATATGACTTTAATTGCCAAACTAGCATGGTCAATCAAGGCAGAAGATTCCCAACTGAGCAGTCTGCTTCGAGCAAGGTTTTTATTTCATTCAGGCCTTCCTAAACGCTCTTATAGGCGCTCTTCCATTTGGCCGGATATAAGAAGAATGTGGAAATTTATTTCAGACAATGAGAGATGGATCATTGGCAgcggaagaaaaataaatttctggaaCGATAATTGGCTTGGGCCTAAACCCATAGCAGTTCTCTCTGAGTTGAATGAAGAGCTTTTctcaaaccttaatcaaactGTGGCTGACTTTATTGTTGATGGGTCTTGGGTGCTGCCTCCAGTGCAATCTGATTTTCTTGCAGAAATTTTTCAAAGGATAGAGGCCGTCAAGCTACCCTATCTCCCTATGGAGGACAGATGCGTGTGGAGCATGGACTCTATGGGGACCTTCTCAGTCAATTCAGCATGGAACAGCTTGAG TGTCCCTCAGTCAGCTCTAACAGAAAATTGTGTGGGTGTTTCAGATCCTGATCCAAGAGATCAAACAGAAGCATCCAGTCAGAGGGATGCTAAAATGCCTACCTCCCAAGGCCTTCTTGAAATTGAAGTTATTCATGATGCTGTTCATAACTTTGGGTCATAA